Genomic segment of Arthrobacter antioxidans:
ACGCGGTTCATGCGGTTGGGGCCCGCCCCGAGGGCTGCGCGCAGCCCTGCCGTGCCGAACAGGAGCGGACCCGAGAAGCTGTCCTGCAGCTCCAGCTCCGCGGCGGTGTCACCGGAGCGCACCTGCCCGGCCAGGGTCCTGAGCTCCTCCGCCGTCCGTGGATCCGGGTCGGTGGCCGCCCAGGCGTCGGCGGCGGCGAGGAGGGTGTCCAGGGCGGAGGTGGTCATGCGGGTCCCTTACGTGGGTGGGCGGCGGGGGAGCGGCGCCGATGCCGCCGTGGACGGCGGCGCCGGGCCGGGGTGCGGCTAGAGCGTGGCGACGATGTCGGCGAGCAGGCGGGAGATGCGCGGTCCCGCCGCCTGGCCGGTCTCGAGGACCTCGGTGTGGCTGAGCGGGACGGGGCTGATCCCGGCCGCGAGGTTCGTCACGAGTGACAGGCCGAAGACCTCCATGCCGGCGTGCCGGGCCGCGATGGCCTCGAGTGCCGTGGACATGCCCACGAGGTCGGCGCCGATGCGCCTGGCGTACTGGACCTCGGCAGGCGTCTCGTAGTGGGGTCCCGTGAACTGCGCGTACACGCCCTCCTCGAGCGTGGGGTCCACGCGGCGGGCGAGTTCGCGCAGGCGCGGGGAGTAGAGGTCCGTGAGGTCCACGAACGTGGCGCCCTCGAGCGGCGAGGACGCCGTGAGGTTGATGTGGTCGCTGATCAGCACGGGGGTGCCGGGCTGCCAGTGCTCCCGCAGGCCGCCGCACCCGTTGGTGAGGATCATCGTCGTCGCGCCCGTCGCGGCCGCGGTGCGGACGCCGTGCACCACGGCCCGCACGCCCTTGCCCTCGTAGAAGTGGGTGCGGGCCCCCAGGACCAGCGCGCGCTTACCCGCGGGCGTGAGGACGGAGCGGATGGTGCCGGTGTGGCCGACGACGGCGGGGGCCGAGAAGCCGGGGATGTCCGCGGCGTCGAGGGTGTGCGTGGTCTCGCCGATGAGCTCGGCGGCCTCCCCCCAGCCGGAGCCGAGGACGAGTGCGGTGTCATGCCGGTCGATGCCGGTGGCGCGGGCGATGTGGCCGGCAGCGTCGCGGGCCAGGTCAAAGGGATCAGAAGTCACCGCTACAACCTACCCTCTATTTCCCGCGCGTCAGTGGCATGCGCGATGATGGGTCGGTGACCAACCAACTCGATTTCAGTTCATTACGCCTGGCGATCCTGGGCGGGGGACCCGGCGGCTACGAAGCGGCGCTGGTCGCGGCGTCGCTCGGTGCGAAGGTGACCATCGTGGAGCGCCAGGGCCTCGGCGGGTCGGCGGTCCTCACGGACGTCGTGCCGTCCAAGACCCTCATCGCGACGGCAGACACCATGACGCGCTTCACGGACGCGAGCGGGCTCGGGGTCCGGTTCTCCGAGGACAGCAAGGTCTATGCGGACCTGGACAAGGTCAACCAGCGCCTCCTGAAGCTCGCCGTCGAGCAGTCCTCCGACATCCGCGCCACCCTGGAACGCCTCGGCGTACAAGTCATCATCGGCACGGGCAAGCTGCTCGACAACCACCGCCTCGAGGTCCGGTCCGGGGGAGAGACGAGCATCGTCGAGGCCGACGCCGTGCTCCTCGCGGTCGGCGCCACGCCGCGCGAGCTGCCGAGCGCCATGCCCGACGGCGAACGCATCTTCAACTGGACGCAGCTCTACAACCTCCGGGAGATCCCGGACCACCTGATCGTCGTCGGCTCGGGCGTCACCGGGGCGGAGTTCGCCAGCGCCTACAACGGGCTGGGCTCCAAGGTCACCCTGGTCTCCAGCCGCGACCGCGTGCTGCCGGGCGAGGACGCCGACGCCGCCGAGGTCCTCGAGGGCGTGTTCAAGGACCGCGGCATGACCGTCCTGTCGAAGTCCCGCGCCGAGGCGGTGGACCGCACGGACGGCGGCGTCGTCGTGCGCCTGGCGGACGGCCGGACCGTGGAGGGCAGCCACTGCCTCGTCGCGGTCGGCGCCGTCCCCAACACCGTCGGGATCGGCCTCGAGGACGCCGGGGTCGCTGTCAGCGAGTCCGGGCACATCACGGTGGACGGCGTCTCCCGCACCACCGCGCCCAACGTGTATGCCGCCGGCGACTGCACCGGCGTCTTCGCGCTCGCCTCGGTGGCGGCGATGCAGGGGCGGATCGCCATCGCCCACCTCATGGGCGATTCCGTGAGCCCCATCAAGCTCAAGCAGGTCGCCTCGAACATCTTCACCTCCCCGGAGATCGCCACCGTCGGCGTGACGGAGGAGGACATCGAGTCCGGGCGGTACCAGGGGGACATCGTCAAGCTCTCCCTGCACACCAACGCGCGGGCCAAGATGATGAACGTCAAAGACGGTTTCGTGAAGGTGATCTCCCGCAAGGGCTCCGGCACGGTGATCGGGGGAGTCGTGGTCGGCCCCCGTGCGTCCGAGCTCATCTTCCCGCTGGCGCTCGCGGTGACGAAGAAGCTGCACGTGGACGACGTCGCCAACACGTTCACCGTGTATCCGTCGCTGACCGGCTCCATCTCCGAGGCGGCACGCCGCCTGCACGTGCACATCTGAGCCCGGCACCGGGTTCCCGGTGTCCAGATGCTGGACAGGCTTATCCACCTGATGGACGCCGGTGGTCAGATATTGGCATTCATCTGTTGCACGGACGCCGTGCTGCGGTGGCCTCGGGCCCCCGCGGCGGCGCCTCGTTTCAAGAAAGCCGACGCCAATGACCTCCCCTACGTCCGCCAGTGCCGGCGGAACCACCAAGCCGTTGAACTCCCGGGGCAGGGTGATCTTCGCCAGCCTCATCGGAACAACGGTCGAGTTCTACGACTTCTACATCTATGCCACGGCCGCCGTGCTGGTGTTCCCGGCCCTGTTCTTCCCGAACCAGACCTCCGCGAACCAGCTGCTCAGCTCCTT
This window contains:
- a CDS encoding NAD(P)H-quinone dehydrogenase; protein product: MTNQLDFSSLRLAILGGGPGGYEAALVAASLGAKVTIVERQGLGGSAVLTDVVPSKTLIATADTMTRFTDASGLGVRFSEDSKVYADLDKVNQRLLKLAVEQSSDIRATLERLGVQVIIGTGKLLDNHRLEVRSGGETSIVEADAVLLAVGATPRELPSAMPDGERIFNWTQLYNLREIPDHLIVVGSGVTGAEFASAYNGLGSKVTLVSSRDRVLPGEDADAAEVLEGVFKDRGMTVLSKSRAEAVDRTDGGVVVRLADGRTVEGSHCLVAVGAVPNTVGIGLEDAGVAVSESGHITVDGVSRTTAPNVYAAGDCTGVFALASVAAMQGRIAIAHLMGDSVSPIKLKQVASNIFTSPEIATVGVTEEDIESGRYQGDIVKLSLHTNARAKMMNVKDGFVKVISRKGSGTVIGGVVVGPRASELIFPLALAVTKKLHVDDVANTFTVYPSLTGSISEAARRLHVHI
- a CDS encoding purine-nucleoside phosphorylase translates to MTSDPFDLARDAAGHIARATGIDRHDTALVLGSGWGEAAELIGETTHTLDAADIPGFSAPAVVGHTGTIRSVLTPAGKRALVLGARTHFYEGKGVRAVVHGVRTAAATGATTMILTNGCGGLREHWQPGTPVLISDHINLTASSPLEGATFVDLTDLYSPRLRELARRVDPTLEEGVYAQFTGPHYETPAEVQYARRIGADLVGMSTALEAIAARHAGMEVFGLSLVTNLAAGISPVPLSHTEVLETGQAAGPRISRLLADIVATL